From Temnothorax longispinosus isolate EJ_2023e chromosome 3, Tlon_JGU_v1, whole genome shotgun sequence, one genomic window encodes:
- the LOC139810192 gene encoding very long chain fatty acid elongase AAEL008004-like, translating into MDLLHDIPYYWTKQLDPRVADLPLVSSSYQIPLVIFGYLYFVLGCGPRFMKNRPPYSLTTFMKLYNIGQILANVWLIYDIIDAGLFSTHSLFVCPKFDYSYSYIPMRLTRCAWYFFLLKILDYVETIVFVLRKKDNQISALHLYHHVSTLLFSWASVRFYAVAPITLVFAINCYIHTIMYTYYFLTTWGPNVQKAVASLKRWITIAQMTQFVVFILYASEKLVLKDCAIVSNYAPVLFIGNIVINFFMFHNFYQKTYKGVKKTQ; encoded by the exons ATGGATCTCTTACATGACATACCATATTACTGGACGAAACAGCTCG ATCCACGAGTAGCCGATCTACCGCTAGTCAGTTCTTCCTATCAAATACCACTTGTAATATTTGGATATTTGTACTTCGTGCTTGGCTGTGGGCCTCGGTTCATGAAGAACAGGCCGCCATACTCATTAACGACGTTCATGAAGTTGTACAATATCGGCCAAATATTAGCAAATGTGTGGTTAATATATGACATTATTGACGCTGGTTTATTCTCAACCCATTCATTATTTGTGTGTCCTAAATTTGATTATTCCTACAGTTATATTCCAATGAgg TTAACTAGGTGCGCATGgtacttctttcttttaaaaatattggacTACGTCGAGACGATCGTATTTGTATTAAGGAAAAAGGATAATCAGATATCCGCTCTACATTTGTATCATCATGTGTCTACCTTACTTTTTTCATGGGCATCTGTAAGATTTTACGCCGTTGCTCCCATAACCCTGGTGTTCGCAATTAACTGCTATATACACACAATTATGTACACATATTACTTCCTAACGACCTGGGGACCGAACGTTCAAAAGGCTGTCGCATCTCTGAAACGATGGATAACTATAGCGCAAATG ACACAATTCGTCGTGTTTATCTTGTACGCATCAGAAAAATTAGTACTAAAAGATTGCGCTATCGTAAGCAATTATGCTCCCGTGTTATTCATTGGgaatatagtaataaatttcttcatGTTCCATAATTTCTATCAGAAGACATACAAGGGAGTTAAAAAAACTCAGtag
- the LOC139810191 gene encoding very long chain fatty acid elongase 7-like: MGLGEIYNYLFVELSVPYTREWSLIATPYPLMLIIFMYIYFVLYAGPRYMKNRPPYELRTFILIYDVIQILANLWFVKEHISAGWSTEVVFDGIFYMSNCVTRSKLPLNMIKLFDMVWLLGFLKLFDFVETCIFVLRKKQNQVSGLHVYHHVSNLTFFWYYLKYLLDERATFISLFNCAVHVIMYIYYFIAGWSPDLQRLISPVKPFITKLQMVQFIVMIAVIVPPILNPNCELQRGIAIIFIGNLLVFLYLFNDFYKKSYTSKQKNK; this comes from the exons ATGGGTTTGGgagaaatatacaattatttgttcGTAGAACTATCAG ttCCATACACTCGCGAATGGTCACTCATAGCCACGCCGTATCCACTAATGCTAATAAtattcatgtatatatattttgttctttaCGCTGGTCCTCGCTATATGAAAAATCGACCGCCATATGAATTGAGAacctttatattaatttatgacgTAATTCAAATTCTGGCAAACTTATGGTTCGTTAAAGAGCACATATCTGCCGGTTGGTCTACAGAAGTTGTCTTCGATGGTATTTTCTACATGAGCAATTGTGTGACACGCAGTAAACTACCTCTTAATATGATTAAa CTATTCGATATGGTGTGGTTGCTAGGTTTTCTCAAACTTTTTGATTTCGTCGAAACCTGCATATTTGTattaagaaagaaacaaaacCAGGTCTCTGGTTTGCACGTGTACCATCATGTATctaatttgacatttttctgGTATTATTTGAAGTACCTTTTGGATGAAAGAGcgacatttatttcattgtttaATTGTGCCGTGCATGTaatcatgtatatatactatttCATCGCTGGATGGAGTCCAGATCTCCAACGGTTGATATCTCCCGTCAAACCATTTATAACTAAGCTACAGATG GTACAATTTATTGTGATGATAGCAGTTATAGTACCGCCGATTTTGAATCCCAACTGCGAATTGCAACGAGGAATAGCAATTATCTTTATTGGAAACTTACTTGTATTTCTGTACttatttaatgatttctataaaaaaagctATACATCTAAACAGAAGAATAAATAA
- the LOC139810188 gene encoding very long chain fatty acid elongase 1-like: MTVRARRYRTIGSDRHVRQLCNIRKRIVVRRIFCCITKVAIYKIDTVQLSIMDLLHDIYCYWTKQLDPRVADLPLVSPSYQIPLVVFGYLYFVLGCGPRFMKNRPPYSLTTFMKLYNIGQILANVWLIYDIIDAGLFSTHLFVCPIFDYSYNYTPMRLTRCAWYFFLLKIFDYVETIVFVLRKKDNQISGLHLYHHVSTLLLSWAGIRFYAVAPMVLTCIINCFIHTIMYTYYFLAAWGSNVQKAVTPLKRWITIAQMIQFVVLILYASQKYVLKDCEIVNNYVIALFVGNVVINFFMFHNFYQKTYKEVKKVQ; the protein is encoded by the exons ATGACTGTGCGTGCTAGACGATACCGCACAATCGGTTCTGATCGTCATGTGCGGCAGCTCTGCAATATAAGGAAACGTATAGTAGTTAGACGGATATTTTGTTGTATAACAAAAGTAGCGATTTATAAGATCGACACAGTACAATTGTCCATCATGGATCTCTTACATGACATATATTGTTACTGGACGAAACAGCTCG ATCCACGAGTAGCCGATCTACCGCTAGTCAGTCCTTCCTATCAAATACCACTTGTAGTATTTGGATATTTGTACTTCGTGCTTGGCTGTGGGCCTCGGTTCATGAAGAACAGGCCGCCATACTCATTAACGACGTTCATGAAGTTGTACAATATCGGCCAAATATTAGCAAATGTGTGGTTAATATATGACATTATCGACGCTGGTTTATTCTCAACCCATTTATTTGTGTGTCCTATATTTGATTATTCCTACAATTATACTCCAATGAgg TTAACTAGGTGCGCAtggtatttctttcttttaaaaatatttgactaCGTCGAGACGATCGTATTTGTATTAAGGAAAAAGGATAATCAGATATCCGGTTTGCATTTGTATCATCATGTGTCTACCTTACTTTTGTCATGGGCAGGTATAAGATTTTACGCCGTTGCTCCCATGGTACTGACGTGTATAATTAACTGCTTCATACACACGATCATGTACACATATTACTTCCTAGCGGCCTGGGGATCGAACGTTCAAAAGGCTGTCACACCTCTGAAACGATGGATAACTATAGCGCAAATG ATACAATTCGTCGTGTTAATCTTGTACGCATCGCAAAAATACGTGCTGAAAGATTGCGAAAtcgtaaataattatgttatcgCGTTATTCGTTGGAAATgtagtaataaatttcttcatGTTCCATAATTTCTATCAGAAGACATACAAGGAAGTTAAAAAAGTTCAGTAG